acaactgtTGGTCACTAAATACGGTTAGAAGGACCACGCAAAAACGATTGGCTGGTATGCCTTCACCTGTTTGAGCATACGGCTGTAAATGCCCCCATCCGCTATATACGAAACGTATGGGTTGGTTCTGTCCTCAATAGTGCTGTCCAGTTAGAACATGATGTTAAGGCCCATCACTACTCAtagtcaccaccacacacagacccagctgtTTCCTTTGAAGATGTTTATATGGTTTTGGGAATCCGAATGACTTGGAATCTTATTGTTATGGCTATTTTGATGCACACACAACATTCAGACATTTGTGTTACTGTCGACAATAAACAGTCCTAAGGAACATGTGTCTTCTCCCTTCGGATAACACTGACCTGAGTGGGTGGGTGCAGTGTCCAGTTGTGCATTTCCAAGCGCTCTGATTGGTTGGGAATGGCAGGTCTATGATGGTTGAGGGATAACTAAGGTAGACAGTAGCCAAACTAACGGGACTGTGAGGGGAAGTTAGGTAGTAGTGGGAAAAAGTACCCAGttgttatacttgagtaaaagtaaagatacctttaaaaattactcaagtgaaagtcacccagtaaatactagagtaaaagtctaaaagtatttggttttaaatatacttaagtatcaaaagtaaatgtaattgctcaaatatacttaagtatcaaaagtataaatcatttcaaattccttatttagcaaaacagcaccattttctgtgttttttgttttgttacggAGACCCAGCAACAcgatccaacacaacacatttacAAACGAATCATTTgtatttagtgagtccgtcagatcagaggcagtaggggtgttctcttgagAAGTGCATGAATTTCAgtgttcctgtcctgctaagcattcaaaatgtaacgagtacttttgggtgttagGGAAAATGAATggggtaaaaagtacattattttctttaggaatgtagtgaagtaaaagtagacAAAAAATATAGGTAGTAAAGTAAAgaacagatacccccaaaaacgacttaagtagtactttacaccactgaagttTGGATGTCTTCAAATGTAGTTGTATGGTTTGTAAATGGCTTTAAGCTATATCACCGCCATCTAGTGGCCACAAATGAATGCACAAGATGTGATTCAGGACTCCAGCACTGCGGGTCACGGTAAATCACAATTTTAACCTTTATGATTTTTTTCAACACAAAATAAGAACATTGACTTCTTCAAAACGGAGATGGTCTCAATGGCAAGTATGGGTAACTGCATTCGTGTAGTATtgctgcgttcaaaacaactcAAGAAAAAAACCGAGCTGACTGGAGGAAAAAATAAGAGGTTTTGAACGGTCATTCAACTCGGAACTCGGAAAGTCAGGTACTTGGGCCTATTTCTAGAGCTCTAACATTCTGACCTAAGAtgactgacgtcatgatttgaacTTTTTTCTACAAGTTCACAGTTAACTTAAAAGCACCAtgtggcctcctgagtggcgcagcggtctagaTAAAAGCACTATGTGTCTAAAAGTGGGCATTGCGAAATAAGTGGGAGGGTCAACATATGGAAACAACAGCAAATTGGGCAGATTGGTTGCAACGCAATATAATAAATTAAAATTGTATCCGTTGCGTACACAGTTTagcgggtgcagcgaaatgctcaTGTTCCCAGTTCCTATCAATCAATGCAGTAAATGTCCACAAGCACACAATAAATCCAAAATGTGAAAGAGAGTGACCCGGCTTTAAGTATTTTACTGGTTTGTGACTAACTGACACCGCCCCCGGTTAGAGGGGCATAAAGCAGTCCAAGAGTTAATACACCCAGGAACTTTATTCATTCACAGTAGAAGATGAACATGGGATGCAAAGTGGGAGACATAGTGGAATAGTAGTGGAATTGTAGTGGTTCTGTAACAGGAGAAACAGAGTCATAATCCAGTCCAATGTACACAATACTATAACTGAGAGTACAAGTAGAGCAACAAGGCTATTAACAAGAGAAGGACTGTATGCTAATGTATATGCTACCTGCAGGGTAGAGTACCCAGTGGTAGCCAGCTGGTGAATGAGGGGCagagtactgggtggaggccatcTAGCAGTGGCTGTTGAACAGTTTGATGGCCTAGGGATAGAAGCTGGGTATCAGTCTCtcgttcccagctttgatgcacctgtactgtctccgccttctagatggtagtgggGTTAACAgaccgtggctcgggtggctgaggttcTTGATGATCCTCttggccttcttctgacaccgggtgctgttgatgtcctggagggcaggcagtgtgcccccaatGGTGTTTTGggctgaccacaccaccctctggagagccctgaagTTGTGGATGGTGcaatacagcccgacaggatgctctcaatggtgcatctgtagaagtgtgTGAGGGACTTTGGGGCTGCTTGCTGTTTTCTTGTAGCATTTTAGCTAAACTGTTTAGGATTATTAACGTGGGAGGTTAGGAGAAGAGTTAGGGTTAGGCTCAGCTAAAATGCTATGAGGAAGTAACAAAACAGACTCGAGTATCAACCAATCTGTCCAATTAGCTATTATGTTTCCATACCCCCACGTATGTTGTTCCTCCCCATTATTTTGCAACACCACTTTCAGAAACATTCCACATATGCAGTTATTTATGACTCCTCTATAGTCCTGCCTATGCTGTCAGACACCATAATGAGACAAAtataaagatgagtcctctaaCTAACACTATGGTTGGTCCCATGCATAACCTCATGGACTACCCACTGGGCAGATGTCCGTTCAATGTCTAGTTAAGATTTAAACCTTTTGTTGAGTTAAATTCAGTGTTTCGTGGTTTCTCCCAGTCTCAGAGAGACTTATACAACAGTGACTGAATGTGTTACAAAAAAGTAAAATGCCCTAATGTTGACTTTTTGCATGTCCAATCAGTTTGccatgttgattcaacgtcacaatgattttttttgtgtggaaatgacatggaaataacattgattcaaccaggtAAAACGTCATATTTcaattgtgactgactgacttacaATAAGtaatgagtagttatttatgatgcaaggttCGTTGTAGATCTGTCAGTCGATAGTCGGCTGCAATTTCAATCAAGCCCTATTACTTGCTGGTCTTGGCCAGTTCCTCATCATttcttcctccccatctcccccaacAGATGGCATCGTTTCAGAGGCTTATACAACAGTGACTGAATGCATTACACAACACCTGGCATGGACAGAAGTTTCTTTTAAGGCCAAGTAAAATGCCAAAAAAGAGCCAATGGATAAACTCTGTCCTGAAAGGCTATTCATGGTGTGTTCCTTTGTCTGGCTGGTTTCTTCTAAAGACTCATGTCTGTCAGCTTTTACCCAGTGCCTCATGAAAGTAGATAGTACTGCAGCGAGACAGGGTGTCATATTACACTTAAAACACAGACATGTAATTTAGCCACAAAACAACACCTTCACTGTGCGCTCAGTTTTCAACAATGCTTTATTCATATACAGGGCATATGTTATCCACACATAAAATGCCACAATTTGTATACAACGTTAAAAAAAAGATTAGATCATTCTCCAACAGttctaaaaaaaaaatccctgcaCCAGTTGTATAACATATGTGCACATTTTCTTAAAATGTTGTAGCATACTTTTCTCCCAAAAAATATTGAACATGTCAGGAAGTGTGCTAATGTTTAGCGGTAACCCAATCAAGTCAGTGTTTTACTGACATTGTTTACTGGTTTATGGAAAGCAAGATATTATCTTATGTTTTATAAAACTTACATCGTCTACCAGCTTTTCCAAATCAAAATCTTGGAACGCTTTCCTACATTATTAATGAAAGCCCGAATGATGCTGCACATCATTTTGTGCAGATATCAGCTTTGAGCACTGATCTATCGTTATAGTGGATTATAACAGCCAACATAATTCATATAGAAGAGCAGAAAATACTGGTTATTTAAGCCAGGGTAATAATGACTTTAGTTGGATACTGACCCTAGAGAAGTCTAAAGACTGGAAGACCTCTAACACACAAAGGGTTGTCTTATCTTGTCCAGATTTAGCAAACAACCAATAAATTAATCTTTCCATTTGAATTAGGTTCTCATCTgttaacacacacaaaacaaactaTCAAATATCTTTACAAAAATAAAATCCAGACTACTTTCCAAAAGGTAAATCTTCAAAGAATTTCCGAAACATGAGCTGGAAGCACTGTATTCACCCATTTTCCTCTTATTACATCAGCAGGTATTAGGAACGTGACAAGTGGGCTTAGTAACACGGAAACACACAGGCCAAAGGGCAAAACCCAGGAGACAGAAACCCTGAAAAGAGACTTGAGTTTTGGGGTCTGATATGGTCGTGTAAACAGACACTGGGCATCGCAATGAGTCGGCTGAAGACACTTGGAGGTCCTTTTTGAACTGGGTCTCACAGTTTCAACCCACATGGATGAGTTGAGAAACCTGGCTTTACCAAAAGGAATTTAAAAAACAGTAACATTTACCAAAAGCTATTTTAAAAACCGTCAACATACACAAACTTAACCAAATTTCAGGTGTAGCCTGTTTACCGGTTTCATATGAGGTAACTAAAATGTATTCTACTCATTGCAGACGGAGCACAAGCACAATAACGTTTCACCTTTTTACATTGAGTGTGGTAACTGTCCATATCTGTATGTCTGTAGAAGATCAAGGTCCCAGAGAAGTTGGATAAACTGCTTTCCAAGCATTCCAAAGTAGTAAACAGGAGCAAGGTTGGAGTTTTACTTTTGGTTGAACACATGCTCTAACTGCAGAAAACTCAAATTGCACAGTTATGTCATAGATACTGTAAGTCAACTGGTTTATAATGTTTTTGTATCGAGTTATACTTAGAACTAAGGAAAAAGTCTGGAAAATATAGCTCTGctactatttacattttttgtgGGTTCTATACTGTACACCACTTTTCAAAGCATTTCTTAATAAAAACCACAAAACACAGAACCTGAAGAGTGAATCAATTTCCTTGAAATGACAAGGATCCAAGAGCAGTGGACAAtagactgaagacagagagactttGAAATATTACAAATCATTATATACAGTTTGGAGCAAGTTTTAACATGTAACATGTACAGGAAGAGATTTTTATTGAAGGTCTTCCTAATATGGTTTTAAAACTACTACCAAGCAGTAATAGTCCCCTGATTAACTTGAGTTATTGTATTTGAAGGTTATTTATGCATTTTATTTTGCTGTTTTTCTTTTGCAGGGGAAGTCCCATTGAGACCAAAGTTCACAGTAAAAGTATAAGCCATGCTAGTTTAGACTAAAACCCTAAAAGATAAAAATCCTTTTCAGTTTACTAAGTAAAATATCACCCACCCTCACCCCACCAATTTCAATCCCTCAAAATATGAACACAATTATCTTTTTACTGGCCAATGGTGTACAAAACATGACCAAAAATACACTCATTGTAGTGCATTGAAATAAGCACTTAAATATGAAAATCTACTCACACAAGTTTTAAAAACAAATAAGCAGTGGTCTTccacattcctcctcctcctgttcttctTCATCATCTGATCCATCAATCCATTCGACTCATTTATTCACCGTTTCGCCACAAATAAAATCACTAGTAGCCTACTTGTCTTCCAGCGGTGCACTTGAAAGAAAAGAGAAAAGGTAGATTATTtaccaggagaggaagaggagttaaCACTCCCCTCTTCACCTCATGTTAACGTTTCATTATCACATGAAGCTCAACAGTGGGTATTCACAACTGATTCCTGACCACAATAAACTAAGGATGATACTACTTAGTGACCTGACCAAAATGAAGTGACTGGCTGATGCAATCTGTGTGCACCGGCCAGCGGTTGTCTGTGTTTGGTCCCTTACAGCTCTCCGAATTTGGCCGCGTATTGGGCCACGACATTCTTGCTGCGGGCAAAGTCCTTCCGTAGCTCGCCCACTTCCTGTCGTAGCGCCGTGTTCTCGCGCTCCAGGAATGCTGCCCGCACTGTGATCTGGTTCTCCTTGAGTCGCCGCGCGTCCCGCGAACGCTTCGCTGCCACAttgttcttcttcctcctctgccaGTACTTTTCATCCTGGTGAGGAGATAGAGgtgtagagggagaaagagcagagagtaCCAGGAGAAAGAGAACAGGGTTTTTATTGAAAGCGATCTTGATGCTGCGAGCATGCTTTCAATTCAATGTCGCTGCTAAGTTATTGAAAGCGTCCTTGAAAAGGCAAACTCTTGTTTTCCCTCACTGGTGATAAATAATTTAAAGTGACCTTCAAAATGGCTGAATGCTCTATGAACTAACCGATGGTACTGTAATAcaaaattgattttatttttattttttataaacaaTTCCTCTTCTTGGAATTAGAAAAAGCTGTGTACACCTACCTACATACCAAACCCACATTTCCAGCCTCCATGTCTCTGATTTACCTTAGAATCCTCAGGTACATACACCTTCTTGGCCTTCTTGATCATCGGTTGAGGTTTGAGTTCCTCCTCTGAGAACTTGTGTTTGCGTGGGTTGAACAGGGCTCCTCCAGGAACACTGGACAGGACCAGGTCGGTAGGATCTGGGTCAAAGTTCACATCCACCTCAATCTCCTCTGGGTCGGTGGGTTCAGGGGTCAGCCTGTCCTTGTCTGTCACCACCTCTGTGGGGAGACACAGGTGACAAGCATTAGGGTTCAAGTATACCGTTTGGGTTCATGTGAAAATGCTACTATCAGTTTTATGGGTTGGTAAATAAATGCTCCTGGTGTAAATGAGGCATTCTTTTATGTGAGACTGCAAGTAATGCAAGTCCTGTTCTAGAACCATATATTTGGCTATATCCTGTTTATATCCTGAACTGGAGTAGATTAGAATAAATCCAGTGACTCAAATTGGCAAGTTAAAGACTTCTATATTTGATAAGGATAGCCTTCACGGAGCCCAGCCCACATCTGTTGGTCAGCATAGCTACGATCTATTTTCTCTACCATCTACGGCAGCAACAGTGTTTCCCTGTACATGTGTCGTGTGTCATTGGTGCTCAGATTATCTGACTGTCTATAGCAGAACCGAGAACAACTTACTTGGTTTACTTTGATCTTTAATGCATTTTTTCTCACTTTTTGTATTACTTACACATTATACCATGTAACTACCAGTGTAACAACACTAACAGACGAATATATAAATGCATAAGGCCCTAAAGGTCTCACAGATGTCAGCCTACCTGTCTCATCTGCGATATCAATACTGTTGAAGGTGATAGTGACCCCTTCTTCCTCACACTGATCCAGCTCCAGAATGGGCAGCAGGGAAATGGGGGCGGCTGGGGCTCTCTTGGGCTTGGCTGCCATGGTGGTGGGCATCTCTGTCTTCCCTGCATTCTCCATGTTGAGAGCATCATCCAGGGGTGAGGTGGAGATGCCGTTCTCCATGAGGAACTCCTCCAGGTCCATGTACTCCAGGTGGAAGGTCTCCCCATTGTACGGGATGGTCTTATCCCAGATGGCAGGGGTCAGGGCGGCCGACGGACCCATCCCACTCCCTCCTTCAAGGTCCACATTGTCCCCCATAAGCAGCTTCTCCTTGTCATTGTCTGTGGCAGTAAAACAGAAAAGCAATGGTTAATTTTATGAGTTATGGCAGGGTGGATAAAACAAATGGAGGAGAAGACAATCATTGGAAAAGGGTTTATGGTCATTCAGTAGATTGTAAATGGCTGTGGATAAAacactcaggacacacacacatgcgtaaATAAATAAAGTGGTCCATGTGACAATCTAGCCCACAAGTTTGATCATG
This genomic interval from Oncorhynchus keta strain PuntledgeMale-10-30-2019 chromosome 2, Oket_V2, whole genome shotgun sequence contains the following:
- the LOC118372311 gene encoding thyrotroph embryonic factor-like isoform X1, giving the protein MSGEPITTTLETFMGSPGAFPVVLKKIMEMPPPNLFEGDDDNDKEKLLMGDNVDLEGGSGMGPSAALTPAIWDKTIPYNGETFHLEYMDLEEFLMENGISTSPLDDALNMENAGKTEMPTTMAAKPKRAPAAPISLLPILELDQCEEEGVTITFNSIDIADETEVVTDKDRLTPEPTDPEEIEVDVNFDPDPTDLVLSSVPGGALFNPRKHKFSEEELKPQPMIKKAKKVYVPEDSKDEKYWQRRKKNNVAAKRSRDARRLKENQITVRAAFLERENTALRQEVGELRKDFARSKNVVAQYAAKFGELAPLEDK
- the LOC118372311 gene encoding thyrotroph embryonic factor-like isoform X2, producing the protein MSYFEIPEMFKALLEDPFTSPTLDYKDNDKEKLLMGDNVDLEGGSGMGPSAALTPAIWDKTIPYNGETFHLEYMDLEEFLMENGISTSPLDDALNMENAGKTEMPTTMAAKPKRAPAAPISLLPILELDQCEEEGVTITFNSIDIADETEVVTDKDRLTPEPTDPEEIEVDVNFDPDPTDLVLSSVPGGALFNPRKHKFSEEELKPQPMIKKAKKVYVPEDSKDEKYWQRRKKNNVAAKRSRDARRLKENQITVRAAFLERENTALRQEVGELRKDFARSKNVVAQYAAKFGELAPLEDK